One genomic region from Esox lucius isolate fEsoLuc1 chromosome 24, fEsoLuc1.pri, whole genome shotgun sequence encodes:
- the LOC114830280 gene encoding putative ferric-chelate reductase 1: MDNQSRVVFAVIMVMACMGMGAEAQNTKTAGSGIISRANCGTTQFCAAQPAGCDPSVSGSCFFVSTSLNSGQNFSFQLQGQSNFYVALVLSKNFTKLSSNLTMLSLNGQIDIYVCFNINYISIINSTLGMIPNLLPSNLMIGSVSGQTIQCIFSALVPNATSTKSSSTTFFISIYNGTVTNGIPSFPEPVFISDAAVDLSNPKATATNSRAEIIT; the protein is encoded by the exons ATGGACAATCAAAGCAGAGTTGTGTTCGCGGTCATCATGGTAATGGCGTGCATGGGCATGGGAGCTGAGGCACAGAACACCAAAACAGCAGGCTCA GGAATCATCTCAAGGGCAAATTGTGGAACCACACAGTTCTGTGCTGCTCAGCCAGCAGGCTGTGACCCATCTGTGTCTGGTTCCTGTTTCTTCGTCTCAACCAGTTTAAACTCGGGACAGAACTTTTCATTTCAGCTTCAAGGACAATCCAACTTCTACGTCGCTCTAGTGTTGTCCAAAAACTTTACAAAGTTGTCTTCAAACTTAACAATG CTCTCTCTGAATGGACAAATTGACATCTATGTGTGTTTTAACATCAACTACATCAGCATCATAAATTCCACACTTGGAATGATTCCTAACCTG CTGCCCTCTAACCTGATGATCGGCTCAGTCAGTGGTCAGACCATCCAGTGCATCTTCTCTGCTTTAGTCCCCAATGCTACTTCCACCAAGAGCAGCAGTACCACCTTTTTTATTTCCATCTACAATGGGACCGTGACTAATG GAATCCCAAGTTTTCCTGAGCCTGTCTTTATAAGCGATGCAGCCGTGGACCTGTCCAACCCCAAAGCCACTGCAACCAACAGTCGTGCTGAGATTATTACTTAG